The following are encoded in a window of Pygocentrus nattereri isolate fPygNat1 chromosome 5, fPygNat1.pri, whole genome shotgun sequence genomic DNA:
- the nkx2.3 gene encoding homeobox protein Nkx-2.3 — protein sequence MCEHSMMLPSPVTSTPFSVKDILKLEQQAQHLHGPWSLPGQQQQQQADWQPRFHSPPSCALGGADSPGFSDSEDRMAFLNALSVQDGLVESSLSPPMFAHTALGHVVEPKLEEDPEEHEGKGCGAAVRSPDCEAEVSDSERAQRPRSRRKPRVLFSQAQVFELERRFKQQRYLSAPEREHLASALKLTSTQVKIWFQNRRYKCKRQRQDKTLEMAGHPHPPPPRRVAVPVLVRDGKPCLSGSQNYNATYAVAPNPYTYNGYSTYNNAAYTNAYNCTYPSLPALPANTAASPLMSMSLSNLGTHSQPQTAQGTAVSPCQGPLQGIRAW from the exons ATGTGCGAGCACAGCATGATGCTTCCCAGCCCAGTAACGTCAACCCCGTTTTCTGTCAAGGATATACTGAAGCTGGAGCAGCAGGCACAACACCTGCACGGGCCGTGGTCACTGCcagggcagcagcagcagcagcaggccgACTGGCAGCCGCGCTTTCACAGTCCACCGTCTTGCGCGCTCGGTGGCGCGGACAGCCCGGGCTTCTCGGACAGCGAGGACAGGATGGCCTTCCTCAACGCGCTCTCCGTGCAGGACGGCCTAGTGGAGAGCAGCCTCTCGCCCCCCATGTTCGCCCACACGGCTCTGGGACACGTCGTGGAACCCAAGCTGGAGGAGGATCCGGAAGAGCATGAAGGCA AGGGCTGCGGCGCCGCGGTGCGCTCCCCGGACTGCGAGGCTGAGGTGTCGGACTCGGAGCGGGCGCAAAGGCCGCGCAGCAGGCGCAAGCCTCGCGTGCTCTTCTCGCAGGCGCAGGTCTTCGAGCTGGAGCGCCGATTCAAGCAGCAGCGCTACCTGTCCGCACCGGAGCGGGAGCACCTGGCCAGCGCGCTCAAGCTCACCTCCACGCAGGTCAAGATCTGGTTCCAGAACCGAAGATACAAGTGCAAGCGACAGCGGCAGGACAAAACGCTGGAGATGGCCGGAcaccctcaccctccgccgccGAGGCGCGTGGCAGTGCCCGTCCTGGTGCGGGACGGCAAGCCCTGCTTGTCCGGATCACAGAATTACAACGCGACCTACGCCGTGGCGCCCAACCCGTACACTTACAACGGCTATTCAACTTACAATAACGCCGCTTACACAAACGCCTATAACTGTACTTACCCCAGCCTTCCAGCGCTGCCGGCAAACACTGCGGCGAGTCCGCTAATGAGCATGAGCCTCAGCAACCTCGGGACGCACTCCCAACCCCAGACAGCCCAAGGGACAGCCGTTTCACCATGCCAAGGACCTCTGCAGGGCATCCGCGCCTGGTAG
- the got1 gene encoding aspartate aminotransferase, cytoplasmic, with the protein MSLFREVPLAAPVAVFKLTADFREDPAPNKVNLGVGAYRTDEGKPWVLPVVKKVEKMIAEDNSLNHEYLPILGLPEFRSSASKIALGEDSPAILEKRVGAVQCLGGTGALKIGAEFLRRWYNGNDNTKTPIYVSAPTWENHNAVFANAGFEDIRPYKYWDAQKRGLDLSGFLGDLESAPEYSIFVLHACAHNPTGTDPSHDEWKQIAEVMKRRSLFAFFDSAYQGFASGNLEKDAWAVRFFVSQGFEILCAQSFSKNFGLYNERVGNLTVVAKDEDNVNRVLSQMEKIVRITWSNPPSQGARLVAITLTTPELFNEWKDNVKTMADRVLLMRAELKARLLSLGTPGTWEHITQQIGMFSFTGLNPKQVEYLVKEKHIYLMASGRINMCGLTTKNIDYVAESIHEAVTRVQ; encoded by the exons ATGTCGTTATTCCGCGAGGTCCCGCTAGCCGCCCCGGTGGCCGTTTTCAAACTGACAGCGGATTTCCGCGAAGACCCGGCTCCCAACAAGGTGAACCTCGGAGTAGGAG CTTACAGAACAGATGAGGGAAAGCCATGGGTGCTCCCTGTGGTGAAGAAAGTGGAGAAGATGATAGCTGAAGACAACAGTCTAAACCACGAATACTTACCCATCCTGGGCCTGCCAGAGTTTCGCTCCAGTGCCTCTAAAATTGCTCTGGGGGAGGACAGCCCTGCCATTCTGGAGAAGAGG GTAGGAGCTGTGCAGTGTCTTGGGGGAACTGGAGCCCTGAAGATTGGGGCTGAGTTCCTCCGCAGATGGTACAATGGGAATGACAACACAAAAACACCAATCTATGTCTCTGCGCCTACATGGG AAAACCACAATGCAGTTTTTGCCAATGCTGGGTTTGAGGATATCCGTCCATACAAATATTGGGATGCGCAGAAGCGTGGGTTGGATCTGTCTGGTTTCCTGGGTGACCTAGAG AGTGCACCTGAGTACTCTATCTTTGTGTTGCACGCCTGCGCACACAACCCCACAGGCACAGATCCCAGCCATGATGAGTGGAAACAGATTGCTGAAGTCATGAAG AGAAGAAGCCTCTTTGCCTTCTTTGACTCAGCATATCAAGGCTTTGCCTCTGGAAATTTAGAGAAAGATGCCTGGGCAGTTCGTTTCTTCGTATCTCAGGGTTTTGAAATTTTATGTGCTCAGTCTTTCTCTAAGAACTTCGGCCTGTACA ATGAGAGAGTGGGAAACCTGACAGTTGTTGCTAAAGATGAGGATAATGTGAACCGTGTTCTCTCTCAGATGGAGAAAATCGTTCGAATCACCTGGTCCAATCCTCCATCACAGGGAGCTCGTCTGGTTGCCATAACACTCACTACCCCAGAGCTCTTTAATGAATG GAAGGACAATGTTAAGACGATGGCTGACAGGGTGCTGCTGATGCGAGCTGAGTTGAAGGCAAGGCTGCTGTCCCTCGGCACCCCAGGCACTTGGGAGCACATCACCCAGCAGATTGGCATGTTCAGCTTTACAGGCCTCAACC CCAAACAAGTGGAGTACCTGGTGAAAGAGAAGCACATCTACTTGATGGCCAGTGGCCGCATCAACATGTGCGGTCTGACCACCAAGAATATTGACTACGTTGCTGAGTCCATTCATGAAGCGGTCACCAGGGTccaataa